caaacattaatggaaagcttatttattcagctttcagatgatgtataaatctcaatttagaaaaattgacagttaagactggttttgtggtccagggtcacaaataataataaaataacactgttaatgtcatattaaattcatatttatttcattttattcaaagtttttttttagtttgcaAAAACATCTCAACATACTCCACAAAATTCAAACTCTTTTGCTTATTAACTAACATCTCAAATCGTGACAGCAGATCTTTTCGTGCTTTTGCTTTGGCAGAGCTGCTGTGCAGATGTTGCATTGGCCGAAGTGTGTGAGGCCACAGATGTAGATAATATCCAGCACATATGTTGAGTCAGAATGAAGCAGAGTTTCTCTGTGATTTACCCATCATGTGTCTTAGAGCTTCAGAGCCTCTTTAATCAACTGCGTAAAGCCTCCCACTAACCTGAGCGCTCGCGGCCTGCTGTTTCTGTGTATGTCAGGGAACATCAGACCTCTGATCACGGAAGCACCACGTTCGTCTGAGAGCGAGAGACATGCAGCTTATGTTTTGATCATGTTTTGTTAGACAATGGAGTTTGCCGATTTATCTTATACTAACAAGTTGTCTGGGTGTAAGCATTTAACAATGGGTCGTATTATAGAGGATTCTCAATTATTTGGTTTGTTTtgaatttctctttttttactACTTTGTGATTAACTATTACTGCGTTGCTGTTGTCATTCGTTTCACGTTTTAATGTATGTGCCTTTAACTAAATAGTTGCTTTAAGTTTTTTAATgacctttaaaaatgaaagtaacagaaaatataaaatgaacaacatattttataatgtaattttatatttattatatatatatacacagtaagtatatatatatatatgattttgttgtcgtttgttttgttttgttttaaaaaaggaaattaaacGTATTAAACCACTGATATTATTCAAtagaaataaaactaataaaaatgacaaaagcatattacaaaattaactcaactgaaatactaaaaatactataactaaaaatattaaaataacagcttgaaaaataaaatgtatattatataagtTACTATATCTATAGACTATTAAAAGcctaaaatagtatttaaataatgcaaaaaactGTGATCATAATAAATTCATACTTCTTTTTTCAACGCTTTgaaagtaatattaaaatgaactactaactaataaataattattataatcattaagtttttgaacagaaagatttttaatgttttttaaataattctcttctgctcaccaagcctgtatttatttgattcaaaatacagcaaaataattaatattgtgaaatatcttttactatttgaaataactgatttctgtttgaatatattttaaaatgtaatttatttctgtgatcaaagcttaatttttagcataattactccagtcttcagtgtcacatgattcttcagagatcattataatatgctgatttattgttcaagaaacattttttttttaattattattattattagcaatatttaaaacagctgagtactttttttttcaggattctttgatgaatagaaagagcCAAAGATCAgcagcttttgtaacattatacactgtGCCATTCAAAATCTTGGAgtcagtttgtttttgttgttatttatattgcatattgtaatacttttatttagcaaggatgctttaaattgatgaAAGGTGAtgatgaagacatttataatgttaccaaagatttctatttcagataaatgctgttcttctaaacgttctattcatcaaagaaacctgaaaaaaaattctactcagctgttttgaacataataataataataaatgtttttgagcagcaaatcagaattttagaatgatttctggagggtcgtgtgactggagtaatgatactaaAAATTCCGCTttaaaatcacaggaataaattacatttcataatatattcaaatagaaaacagttattttaaatagtaaaaatatttcaaaattttaccgtttttgctgtactttggatcaaataaatgcaggcttggtgatcAGAAGAgacctcttaaaaaaaaaaaaaaaaaaccttacaaaCTTTTGAGTTTGATAGCGTGTATATAAAAGAGTGGCTGACTATATCTAGatatttcactaaaaataaaattaaaagttttttgcacaaattttaaagaaaaagttttCACAGCATAATGTGCTTAATCTTCattcaaaaatatgttttttttttttggtcttttatGACCCAGaaactattattaataaataatataactaaTAATATCACCCTGAGAGTCAAAACgggaaaataatataaaaacaaaaagagcaacTGGATGGTTGAGTTCTCGTTAAACATCAATAGATTAATCACCGGCAGGATTGCTTAAGCATGTGGGTGAGTGTGTGggcgagcgagagagagactGCTAGTGTGTTCATAGTGAAAGTGACTTGCTACAACACTACCTTTTTTTTACCATATGCAAATTCCCAGTAACCCACCTGGCGTGAAAATAAGCCAATCAAAGCAGCAGGAAGCAGACAGAATAAAAATCCTGATTGGTGAACGAGGTTGCACTCTGTCACAGGAGTTTGGCAGGCCTAAGCAGTGTCACAGGTACACAACGCAACCTCTCCATTAAACTCTAATCTTCTCTCCCATACAGACGCTGACAACTTTagaaagagaagaaagagaCATTTAACTCTGAACCAGAAGCAGTCTGCCAGGATCACATTCAACATCTCTGGTGAGACACTTTAATTCTCTTTGACTCTCATTCACTCATGCACTTCGGTGACGATGCAAAACTATTTTAATCATACAATAGTTGTAATATATCTGAAAATcccaaaataattcaaatgttgTGCCATTTGTTTCCCTTACTTTTACTTtaggcaacttttttttttttttcagcatttgcTTAAGCATGTTATACTTTAACTTGCATACATGTAGTATTCTTAAAAATCAAGCAGGCTGTTTAtttatgtgttattttaaataaatgcacattaaaCCAGTTCTAAAAATCAAGAACTATTTGGTGTCACATTGAAAATGTTAAACTCAAAAAAacgattttaaaaaatgcaataagaAGTGCACGTTTTTTaggtttaaaatataaaacaatatatagatatactgtttaaaatgaatataaagcACTTTGTGGTCATCATAAAGTAGTGGACTTGACTTGAACGTCGTCTAAGTTGGGACTAGTTAATAAACAGTTGCTAGAATTGCTTAAAAAAGATGGCGAAGTTACTTTTATGAAAagcatcatttgtttgcagatgccaCTTGGTTTGATTGTTtgatgcaatgacattcatacatttGTAAATGTCCAAATACTCTTTGGGGCCGCTGAAACTTGGAAACACTTTGCATACTGTGTACAACACATACAAATTGAGTGTAAATGGCCCGTATTTCTCCGTAACTGATAGGTAAAGGAAGTTGATGGCCTGTAGCCCAAAATGTTTGGTCAGTTACTTTAAGGAATGTGATAAACACCAAAATATgtgtttattgttttctttcctCATACATTACACCATCACCATAGTAACACACCAGTCTGGGATGAAATGCATCAGATGGGTTTCATAATGCTGGAAAGAATCTGGCAACCTGCTTTTCCagttaaaagaaacaaagagtGATTCATTAGTCatcatttgatttttgaataatctttccattgaaaTAAAAAGTAGATTCATATCATTATTCTAGATAAATGACGACCATGATTACGCAGAATGTCCATTCATATTCGGAAatctgtttaaattaattcattttagtaattgctttttaaattaaagtttaaatgttattttaagcaACTtagagtttttattattattattattatttatatattcataaaatatttatgaataaaaaatcaAGAACTATCTGATAGGAATATTTGGATTAGAGCAAACTGAAAATGTTAAACTCAAGAAATTAATTCCTACGTTTtagtaattacttttttaattgaaGTTTAAAGGTTATTATAAGCAACttagtgttttttattattaatattattgttgtttatatattcatacaATATTCTTATAATTATTAATGGATAAAAATACGTATTCAAGAACTATTTGATAGGAATATTTGGATTAGAGCAAACTGAAAATGTTAAACTCaagaaattaaaagaaaaaaaaagtgcgcTAAtccaaatcattttaatgtggGAGGAAGGCTACTAAGTTTTGGTTGAACGCTGAATGCTAAGTTTTTAATTTCCTTTGTTTGCTCTTGGTGTGAACATTAGTCTATTGTTAGCATAGCTCCCCCCAGTTTTACACACTTTCCATAAAATGTTCTGCTAGGTCATCTTCGGATcaataaaaagacaaatataGGTCAGATTTCAAGTAGGAAGTTTGCTAGTGGAACAGATAACACAGATACGTTGTTCCCATACAGCTTCATACACTAACGTATAAGAGAATTTTCCAGAGTTGACACCAAACTAAACAGGTTAACAACCGTTCCAAGGAATGTTGATAAACTCAGTTCTTGTAAATAATGTCTACTACTGCTACTATCACTTGACTGAATCACATTTTtatcatgtgttttttttttttacgttcaTATCCTGTTGTTTCTTTGCATAATATGACTGTTATCTGATTTTTTTATATCTATTCCAAAACCTAGCGAAGTCTTCACCTCGTTCACACTAACAGCAACTTGAAGTGTCAAAACAACCATAGGTACGACCTTAGCAAAAGTTGACATTGATGATATGATTTGTGAAAGTCCAGTTATGCAACAAAATTGAGAAAAATCTagctttatgcaaatgagcagCATCCTGATGGGACAACCAATAGGAATACACTGGAGATCACGTGGCCCATGTCATGTGAGATACTGTAGTTGAGTATAGGCTTTTATGTTAAcattaaatgttactttttgcagatagaataaaatattgtcttatttgtAACCAGCCGTACGTCTCATTTGAGCACACAAATAACATTAGAAAATCCAATGCGACATAAAGCAACATCTCAAACCTCATGGAACCTcataaatgacaattttgtaACAGTCAACATAAGCAGCAAccacaaatttttttttgcatttttagcaTGTCACCACTCAAGCATACAAATTCATAGCACAAACTAATGTTGCATTacatatttttgaattttaaaagcgtgtttacaataaacattttttcttgTGCTGAAAAATTCCACCATCTTGGATTTTTCATTGAAGTTATGAGTTATCATAGGAGGCTGTAAAATGAAGTTGCATACCTTTTGGAACAAGGTCTATAATGCCCTGAAACTAggtttttaaatgatcatggaacagcattattttataaagttCAACAGACAAACGTTTCAGGATACTTGATTGGGATTCGATCTCGCTGATGTTTTTCATTGAGCTCCTCTGTACTAAAACTGTACGAAAAGTTACTTATGCAGTATAGCTTTCAGCAAACCTGTAACTCACAACACAGATGCATTCACAGCGTTAGatgattttaaaaagtgctTTGTATAACGCCGATCACATGATCATATAAAACAAGGTATGACTGCACCATTGATCCAACTGTTAAACTGAAGGACAGGTGGACCTTTTGTGTATGCAAAGCAGTTAGATACACTAACACATTCCTGTGCAAATGTGTCTGCATGTGTGGTTGAGTGCGGCACGAAAGACACCTACGCAAAATTCACCCCCTCCCTTTACCCCTTCGAACATACAAGacctttgttttcactcgcTGATCATAACTGTAAACTGGTATAACGTCTACACTTAATTACATGTCCATTTTTGGCACAGTGTGTATGTTTACTATTACAAAAATGTCGTCAAGTGTGCTCTTACTCTCCCATgcaataatttttataaacattgtGATAGTAGGAAGGGAGTTTGATGGTGCATTGTAAGGCTTTGGGCTATGGGTTGTTGGGTCAAATCCCACAAGGAACAAGCTATAAGGCATCAACTTTGTGCCTGAGGCTAAGTTGGACTTTTCTAGAGCATTGAATGAAAGTTTCAGAACTGTCTCTGGTTATGTGGCAAGAAATAAACTTTCCTTTCCATTCCTTTCAGTAGCACTGGATCATGGTCCTTCAGGCCAGCGGTGTCATGAGTATCCCAGCTACTGTGAGTGTTGATAACCAGCTACCTGCTTCCTGGACAACCCACTACAACTGCACTGATGGTAAAGTTTTTTTCTTGTCTGGAACAGCAGAGTCTAAGAAGGTGCACTTGTGATTATTCCACCATCCAGTACAGATTTTAGGTTGTAGGTTTTGTTTCTAATCTAATCAGCCGAGACTTTTCTGGCAAGTTAATAATTTACTCTAGTCACTGCTGGAGTTACTAGGTTATCAGTTGCATGCACTGGGGACCATGTACAGATAGTGAAAGTGATTCACACTTATCTATAAACCATGTGCAGTacttttatttacacttttttacagtgtgtaacTGAATGATAAGACTAGTTTAGCTGTTCGGCAGCATATATTGTGTTTTGGATGTTGGTCCCCACATGTGATGCTAGTGTGCTAGAGTGCTCTAGACTAGAGGTCTTCAACCCTGCTTGGAGACCAAgtatcctgcagagtttagttccaagcTTGAACCagttaatcgaggtcttcaagACTGCTTGAAAATCATGGGAAGGTTTGTTGAAGCAGGTTGTAaataaactttgcaggatgagGGGTCTCCAAAAGCAGGGTTGAAGACTTTTGCTCTAGCGATACAAGCAAGACTTCCTTAAACAACCTGCTTCAACAATGACCTTTCTAGTCAACCAACTTCACCGGAAAACTTTGCTAGGAACACTATGATTATGCTGGTCCGCAAGCTTGAATAGCTCCCAGTCAGgtgtgcgtttcccaaaagcaactgtGGTTGCAAGTTCCGTTGTTAACAGTAGAGTTCAATAGAACTTGTGAGCAGTGTTGGGCAAAgatacatcaaaatgtattttaaaataaaatgccaaATACCTTCATTTTAAGGGCAGCCACACCATGTATCAAAATAAACTActgtattgttatatttttaaaaatactaaaatatacttttacaaGGGAGCATAACATTTCTTTGCAAACCTTCCATCAATTGCCTGTTTGATCTGTCTGACAAGTAAACAATGTTTGATAGCAACCGCTTTTCTCTGCCCGAGCCATGCCATAAATCTGGCATATACAACCAGTTAACAGATCAAATATTCACATATCCCTTTAATCTCCCAGATGAAGGTTAATTTTAAAGTAACCAAcagtttaattttaacagtttgCGAATGACTCATAATTGTATCCTAATTTAGTTACTTGGTGTTTGGTAACAAAGGGCCTGCTTTGCATCAGCAACACTGACTCAGTGACAAACAAGTCATTCATAAGAAGACAATGATGGCACCTGTATTCAAAGCAACTAGTTTCTAACTTAATCATTTGATTGTTAATCACAACTAATAAACAGCTACTTCAATTAGGGTACAATATTCAGCAAtcaaatatttatcatttatcataTCAATCATTGGACAGTGCACCCCAGCTTGTAACAGTTTTACTTCACTCTGGTCCAGTTAGTATTTTTATCTGGGGCCCTCTAGATAGACCAACAAGTCTTTCTCGTGGTCAACCAACTTCACTAAAAAAGCCAAACTTGACTTGCACCAACCAGCATAAATCAGGTTTCAGTAGGGACATTTACTAAACCCTTTTTGAAAACTGATCCACAGTGACTTCCAGTTACATGAGCCGGCTCTGGTCTCAGGATCTTCACCCACAAAACTGGACCAAGTACCAGGTGTGGGAATGGCTCCAACAGACGCTGGACATGCACCAAATCGATGCCACCAGCATTCCCTTCCAGAACTTTGACCTTGACGGGAGGCAACTGTGCAACATGAGCTTCCAAGACTTCACCCGAGCGGCCGGATCCGTAGGTTCCATTCTTTTCCAGAGCCTGACTGACCTCAAGTGGAATGGTAAGATCCAGAAGTAGTAGAGGTTGCATTTTACCTCTGTCTACCCTTCCAACCCTGAACAAGATGGTTAATGTGATTTTgccatgttcctggatcaacaatCTTGTTGGTCCTGGATCAACATTGCTGTCAACCAGTTATCAGATTTTAAAGGGTTTAAGAGTTGACATTGAGTTAGCACTTCTCGTCGATCTTCAGCTTCCTTCTGACGGTGTATGTTATGATTTGGCTTTGTGTAGGGATAGGGTTTGGCTTTCAGTTGTTTGCTATAGGAATGTCGTTTCATACAGGATGATAATCAAGGTTGGAGCCATAGCCTATAGCATGGTCAAAGCCTTTGGATAACCAAGCTTGTGGTCTTTTCCCAGTTCCATTCTGCTCTTTCCATTCCAGTCGTTTCCTGTCTCTCTTCGACTGTCCTATTAAGCCAGAAAggccaaaaatattatttttttaggattgTAATCCTAGAACCTGTACTAGTTGGTAAAATCACATTGGCTGATCTACAGATTCTTTGTCCATCTTGCCTTTAAGATAGTATTGTTGTTGAGCTAAATACTTGCAATCAAACAGTTAAACATTTTATCGAATACAGCGTGGTTCATACTTTTCACACCCAGTAGAAGCATtattttgtggcaaaaaaatattgttGGTTATAAGGGATTCTCATAAGCATGAGCTTGGAAAGTCCAGTCATTAAGCATGTGTCCCTCTTGTATGGTATAGTACGTAGGAATTGAGCAGTCCATTTCTTTCTAAATAAGTAGTTGTCATGAAAAATTTCCCCCTTAGATATTcccatgaaaatgtttttagagAAATAAATTATGCAATGTATTACACATTTTCATGTACTATGCTATAATAAATCCAGGAGGGTGTTGCTAACAAGTCAGTGCTATAAGTTTGATACACTTTCCATTACAGTGCATTACTTAACCTaataaaatccagaaaaaccTATACAGGTGACATATGAGAACTGTACCAACAAGTTAAGCTGGTTTAAGACAACATGATGCGGGAGTGACTTGGAAATTTGATGGTAGTCGTGGCAAAACGTACTCTGTTATTGAGACataatttctcttttttgtcttttcttaTTTAATGTCTCACAGGTCAGTATGGTCAAACGGATATGTTTACACCAGGggacattaaaacagaaatagagAGTAAGTAACCACACACAAAGTAAAACGAAAGGATCTTTTGGTTTCATTTCAATCCTTTTAGCATAAAGTTCACATAAAGTCAATGACTTAACATCGACCCACATCTACTGCTGAAAACAGAAGTTTACAGATTCTCTTGAAATAACTGTAGACTTTTCATATCACGATTTTGTAACCAAGTACTTCAATTTTCTCAGCAGATTTCCCTTGTTCAATCCTCCCCTTTAAGGAAGAAACCAACTTTTACAACACTTCAGGTACCTGTGAAATTACTCAatgattttaattcattttttattatttgtttatgtatttccTGTTAAAACAaggtgattatttatttaacctgTTGGTTTGACAATATTGTGTCATATGTTCTCTTTCCTAAGAACTGTTTGACATCAAAAGCTCATTCCAGCCCAACACCATATTATCCTCACCAGCTCCGTCAAGCCCAGGTAAATGATCTTAATTTGAATTGTCCTAAATCTAATCCTAAAAGCAGCATTCTCTTTGCTTCCTTCCATATAGAAAAGTACTATGCCAGTACCATGGCATGGGGATTGTGTTTGAaggtaataccatggtaaatgTCCAGAAACATtggtacactctcagaaataaaggtacaaaagctgtcactggggcggtaccttttcaaaaggtacatgtttgtaactaaagggtccattttggtaccttaaaggtacatattagtacttaaagtgtacatatttgaacctaataggtacaaaagtgtaccttttgaaaaggtaccgccccagtgacagcttttgtacctttatttctgagagtgtaatgTTTAAGGTTATCGCATTTTACATTGCAAGGACATTGGTTCAATTCCCAAGGAATgcattaaatgataaaaaaaaaacatgaatgaatgCAGTGGAagttgctttgaataaaagcatttgcaaatgcataaatatatctGTTTTAACACACTtgcaaataaatttttttatagaCAAAGGTTTATAGTTATAAAACAATGCCACTTGCCCGGGTCTCTTTGCTGAGTTCTTCCCAAATCCAAAAAGGTTCGCTGCAGGCAAATAGGACTGAGATCAGGCCAAttagatagtcacgcagtgctGTTGCAAAGCTACTGATACGAATGAAAATCTTTACAGCCCACCTACAGACATTTAAACAACACAGTTAAACATAGGAACTAAAAATACATATGCATTAACTAGTGCACTTCCTGAATAGGTTTTCCTCCATTCCCATGAATggattgattttgaaactgatttttcttttgttccaTGGAACATGAAAAGTCCAATACATGAATACTGACTACAAAAGTACCCTTGAAATAGTCTAAATCTTCAAAAGCCAAAGTTGAAGTTATTATTCACACATTTTCCATGAAAAGATACATGAGCTGTCCCTTTAACAGCAgtggtttcattttaattttctcaTTTCAGATCCCAAGCGGTCACAAGTCAAAAGACACAGTGAGTTGAAATTTTCACATATTACTTCcctaaaggttttttttttttctgttaatgtGTCCTGAACTTCACCCGGCGGTTGTCTTTAGAGAACCTGACAGCAGCGCATACCGAAACCTCTGGCACGTGGATGTCTTGAAGCTGCTTTAGATTCCATCTGTTTCTCATCTAACAACGTTCACACAGTCTCATATTTCCACAGACCCTCGTGGGACGCACCTGTGGGAGTTCATCCGAGACATTCTCCTGAACCCCGAGCGCAACCCCGGCCTGATCAAGTGGGAGGATCGCTCCGAGGGAGTTTTCCGCTTCCTTAAATCGGAAGCTGTGGCTCAGCTTTGGGGCAAGAAGAAGAATAACAGCAGTATGACCTACGAGAAACTCAGTCGAGCGATGAGGTAACATCTTCCCTGGAGTTttgcttttaaactttttaaaggaCTCAAATCAGTATTCTGAGCTTCTCACATGTTTCTTTCTCTCCAAAGGTATTATTATAAACGAGAGATCCTGGAACGGGTGGATGGACGTAGACTTGTCTATAAGTTCGGCCGAAACGCTCGAGGCTGGAGAGAGTCTGAGAAGTGAAGGACTTTG
This genomic stretch from Onychostoma macrolepis isolate SWU-2019 chromosome 25, ASM1243209v1, whole genome shotgun sequence harbors:
- the ehf gene encoding ETS homologous factor isoform X2, with amino-acid sequence MVLQASGVMSIPATVSVDNQLPASWTTHYNCTDVTSSYMSRLWSQDLHPQNWTKYQVWEWLQQTLDMHQIDATSIPFQNFDLDGRQLCNMSFQDFTRAAGSVGSILFQSLTDLKWNGQYGQTDMFTPGDIKTEIENFPCSILPFKEETNFYNTSELFDIKSSFQPNTILSSPAPSSPDPKRSQVKRHNPRGTHLWEFIRDILLNPERNPGLIKWEDRSEGVFRFLKSEAVAQLWGKKKNNSSMTYEKLSRAMRYYYKREILERVDGRRLVYKFGRNARGWRESEK
- the ehf gene encoding ETS homologous factor isoform X1, whose protein sequence is MVLQASGVMSIPATVSVDNQLPASWTTHYNCTDVTSSYMSRLWSQDLHPQNWTKYQVWEWLQQTLDMHQIDATSIPFQNFDLDGRQLCNMSFQDFTRAAGSVGSILFQSLTDLKWNGQYGQTDMFTPGDIKTEIETDFPCSILPFKEETNFYNTSELFDIKSSFQPNTILSSPAPSSPDPKRSQVKRHNPRGTHLWEFIRDILLNPERNPGLIKWEDRSEGVFRFLKSEAVAQLWGKKKNNSSMTYEKLSRAMRYYYKREILERVDGRRLVYKFGRNARGWRESEK